The following are from one region of the Pristiophorus japonicus isolate sPriJap1 chromosome 24, sPriJap1.hap1, whole genome shotgun sequence genome:
- the LOC139237877 gene encoding sphingosine 1-phosphate receptor 1-like — MDVGVRLSPSFWEYYNNETVALHYNYTGKLTPGRYKAGLKVHAIMSLIVCGFIILENLLILVAIWKNSKFHKPMYYLLANLTLSDLLAGVAYMVNILLSGANTLKLTPVLWFLREGGVFITLTASVFSLLAIAVERHVTMVRMQLYSADKKCRTRLFVAADWSFSVFLGSLPILGWNCIGNLSECSTVLPLYSKNYILVCILIFISILLAIVILYIRIYRVVMCNSPEVGTRRSMVSRKCQKYLSLLRTVTIVVGTFIACWLPLFVMLLLDVSCAVGACWIIYKADYFLGLAMINSALNPIIYTLTSKDMRRAILRLLCLTKDGEQAKCCGVLISECSTSQMDRSSHRHEPLQTTLSSGNGPQSPTRTSLA, encoded by the coding sequence ATGGATGTGGGGGTCAGACTGAGCCCAAGCTTCTGGGAATACTACAACAATGAGACAGTGGCCTTGCACTATAATTACACGGGGAAGCTGACTCCGGGCCGATACAAGGCAGGCCTGAAGGTTCACGCTATCATGTCTCTAATAGTTTGTGGTTTTATAATACTGGAGAACTTGCTGATCCTCGTAGCCATCTGGAAGAATAGCAAGTTCCACAAGCCCATGTATTACTTGCTGGCCAACCTGACTCTATCTGACCTGCTGGCAGGAGTCGCTTACATGGTCAATATCTTACTGTCCGGTGCCAATACCCTGAAGTTGACCCCAGTGCTGTGGTTCTTGAGAGAGGGCGGCGTTTTCATCACACTCACTGCCTCGGTCTTCAGCCTCCTGGCCATCGCGGTGGAGAGGCATGTCACCATGGTGAGGATGCAGTTGTACAGTGCGGACAAGAAGTGCCGGACGCGTCTCTTTGTGGCCGCAGACTGGTCTTTCTCGGTGTTCCTCGGAAGCCTCCCGATCTTGGGCTGGAACTGTATTGGGAACCTGTCAGAATGCTCCACCGTGCTGCCACTGTACTCCAAGAACTACATTCTGGTTTGCATTCTGATTTTTATTTCAATCTTGCTTGCAATCGTGATATTGTACATTCGGATTTACCGGGTAGTGATGTGCAACAGCCCCGAGGTGGGCACGAGGAGAAGCATGGTGTCCAGGAAATGCCAGAAATACCTGTCATTGCTGAGAACTGTCACCATCGTGGTGGGCACCTTCATCGCCTGCTGGCTGCCGCTCTTCGTGATGCTACTTTTGGACGTTTCCTGTGCCGTGGGGGCCTGCTGGATTATTTACAAGGCCGATTATTTCCTGGGACTGGCCATGATTAATTCAGCTTTGAATCCCATCATTTACACTCTGACCAGCAAGGACATGCGCCGGGCCATCCTGCGCCTGCTGTGTCTGACCAAAGACGGCGAACAGGCTAAATGCTGCGGGGTCCTGATCTCCGAGTGCAGCACCAGTCAGATGGACAGGTCCTCCCACAGGCATGAGCCCCTCCAAACCACCCTGTCCTCCGGCAACGGACCTCAATCCCCCACGCGAACCTCACTTGCCTGA